A window from Opitutia bacterium ISCC 52 encodes these proteins:
- a CDS encoding 2-oxoacid:acceptor oxidoreductase family protein, which yields MIASNPKYPGIRITTNGNQLVAYYTEARITDGGIFYPITPSTEQGEMYQQSFAEGKLNVFGRQKIAIECEGEHAAQGGAIAYSVTGKRTVNFTSGQGIVYGVEQYYHAPGKLSTMVLEVGARALTKHALNVHCGHDDIYAALDTGWIMLFAKDAQQAADQALILRKVTENALTPGMNIQDGFLTTHLERTFHMHESELLREYLGSPDDIIDCPTESQKVLFGPTRRRIPKVIDLKNPALIGPVQNQEHYMNGVAARRNNFVEPILDFLQEAYDEFGKLTGRQYGFISEYNTANSDTVFVTLGSSAENIEAGIDYIRENFGEEAGVVHVNVIRPFPEAAIVRALAGKKDVIIIERTDEPMAGDNPLARDVRTALTKAIENQNGFAHEHLSDITLEEMPRIFSGIYGLGSRDFRPEDTLGAWQYATGKIKRQDGKHRDDGASFFTLGIDHPYRVVSKETPSLLPEGSIAVRLHSIGGWGMITTGKNLSEIIGEIGDKVAKERGKTDAHGHLEELIHISANPKYGSEKKGAPTEFFLVASPERARVNCDLRHVNVVLCCDPKAFTHIDPLDGIVEGGIFVWESNEDPDTAWQRIPPAARQTIIEKKLQVYILPGFDIAKKATSRPELQLRMQGNSFLGAFFKLSTLLSDHNISEDNYRELVRAQYVKKFGRFGESVIDSNMEVMIQGGERLQKVEYGATDAPDRSAMRGELLLPNVDSDGDCGPMCGCSTPKPEKQEERIPMYKTETFDNEYRSGLGYNQPASPLAAVGVMAAASGATASKYGARRETPVYYPENCTQCMACITACPDTALPTTTHELSTILETAFTNYVSNGDDRVNMIKAIPTIDSAAREVMNAVVKAKEKTPLPSVVIDEINKLDTITDRSKQQFADIAEKLPLAYNKVNAIFSNMERRSPGDGGIFSIFVSDLCKGCGECVTECGDHDALRMESDTEENNARVLSATAFLDILPETNEKYLGKYNPNAPEESRPATLRNLMMMTGAYKALASGDGACAGCGEKSVLHALASVTEAYMRPLYHDKSDRLMNKSCRLEKEGEELLKQLKATDEDAYTYLKRSVSHAIMGLGGDTDADTDKRLAEHGDISDKQTIDALVAVMRQDAFNHKHIQTIDGRADNGMSVMAMGAHTGCNTVYGSTPPNNPHPYPWMNSLFQDGATISWLMGESFILDNARTSVIPERLCDHILDGDNLTEVEYFDYTHFSDTLMTDQEIKEMPKVWCVGGDGAMGDIGYQNVSKVILQNRPNVKMLMLDTQVYSNTGGQNSDSSPMTGGFDMNQIGAASQGKLVEMKNIAESFVSGHGSPYVSQVSMADVTKLYGSILEGLEYRGTSFHLCYTTCQPEHGVGDDMATRQAVGIRDSRGLPEFVSNPDLGETYQESFSIKGNKNPNRDWMQASYAWNKEKYNLTVAHWCATEGRFRRHIKRIKEEQAADLIKLDNLIWCVEQKDVVNKRYLKSDARAYVPDYGTYILVQDPSGNPVYLSLSRQMVLFVIERRKAWRMMQSRAGQENIDYATQKEILAKLESGDITRDDVWEKGAEALQEEAGEPGVVES from the coding sequence ATGATAGCATCTAATCCTAAATACCCCGGTATACGAATTACCACTAACGGAAACCAGCTCGTCGCATATTACACGGAGGCGAGAATCACAGACGGAGGGATTTTTTACCCGATTACGCCGAGCACAGAGCAAGGCGAAATGTATCAGCAATCCTTTGCGGAAGGAAAACTGAATGTCTTTGGTCGCCAGAAAATTGCGATCGAATGCGAAGGTGAACACGCAGCCCAAGGGGGAGCAATCGCCTACTCCGTCACGGGAAAACGCACGGTCAATTTCACATCTGGGCAAGGTATCGTTTACGGTGTGGAGCAATACTACCATGCTCCGGGCAAACTTTCTACCATGGTATTGGAAGTCGGAGCACGCGCCCTGACCAAGCACGCACTGAATGTGCATTGCGGCCATGATGACATTTATGCCGCGCTAGACACCGGTTGGATCATGCTCTTTGCCAAAGACGCTCAGCAAGCAGCTGATCAGGCACTCATATTGCGCAAGGTGACTGAAAACGCACTGACTCCGGGCATGAATATTCAGGATGGCTTTTTGACAACCCACCTGGAAAGAACCTTTCACATGCATGAATCGGAGCTTCTGCGTGAATACTTGGGCTCTCCAGATGACATCATTGATTGTCCGACCGAGTCTCAGAAGGTCCTTTTTGGCCCGACACGTCGACGCATCCCCAAAGTTATAGACTTAAAGAACCCGGCGCTCATAGGCCCTGTGCAAAATCAGGAGCACTATATGAATGGGGTAGCAGCTCGCAGGAATAACTTCGTAGAACCTATCCTCGACTTCCTACAGGAAGCATACGACGAATTCGGTAAGCTTACAGGGCGCCAATACGGTTTTATCAGCGAATACAATACAGCAAATTCCGATACGGTATTCGTCACACTCGGATCCAGTGCAGAGAACATCGAGGCTGGCATAGATTATATCCGGGAGAATTTTGGAGAAGAGGCTGGAGTTGTTCACGTCAACGTGATCCGCCCTTTCCCGGAAGCAGCCATTGTCCGTGCGTTGGCTGGTAAGAAGGACGTCATCATCATCGAAAGAACAGATGAGCCAATGGCGGGGGACAATCCGCTAGCAAGAGATGTTCGAACAGCACTAACCAAGGCGATCGAGAATCAGAACGGATTTGCCCATGAACATTTGTCAGACATCACCCTGGAAGAAATGCCACGGATCTTCTCAGGTATTTATGGACTCGGGTCACGCGACTTTCGTCCGGAAGATACCTTGGGAGCCTGGCAATATGCCACCGGTAAAATCAAAAGGCAGGATGGAAAACATCGAGACGATGGGGCCTCCTTTTTCACGCTAGGTATCGACCATCCTTATAGAGTGGTATCAAAAGAAACACCTTCACTCCTTCCCGAAGGTTCCATCGCTGTTCGACTTCACTCTATCGGTGGTTGGGGAATGATCACCACCGGTAAAAATCTTTCAGAAATCATTGGTGAAATTGGTGATAAAGTAGCCAAAGAAAGAGGTAAAACCGATGCCCATGGACATCTTGAAGAGCTCATCCACATCTCAGCGAATCCCAAATACGGTTCTGAGAAAAAAGGAGCTCCAACAGAGTTTTTCCTCGTAGCAAGCCCTGAGCGCGCACGCGTCAACTGCGACTTGCGTCATGTAAACGTGGTCCTGTGCTGTGACCCCAAAGCATTCACTCATATTGATCCACTCGATGGTATAGTCGAAGGCGGTATATTTGTTTGGGAATCCAACGAAGATCCGGATACGGCGTGGCAACGAATTCCACCCGCGGCCAGGCAGACGATCATCGAAAAGAAACTTCAGGTATACATTTTGCCAGGTTTTGACATTGCGAAGAAGGCAACGTCTCGCCCCGAGTTACAACTTCGGATGCAAGGAAACTCATTCCTGGGAGCATTTTTCAAACTGTCCACCCTACTGAGTGATCACAATATCTCGGAGGACAATTATCGTGAACTCGTCCGTGCACAATATGTGAAAAAATTCGGCCGCTTTGGTGAATCGGTTATCGACTCCAACATGGAAGTCATGATCCAAGGAGGTGAGCGTTTACAAAAAGTAGAATACGGCGCCACGGATGCTCCGGATCGATCTGCCATGCGTGGTGAATTGCTCCTTCCAAATGTTGATTCAGATGGTGACTGCGGCCCGATGTGTGGCTGTTCGACACCTAAACCTGAAAAGCAGGAAGAACGAATTCCGATGTATAAAACGGAGACTTTCGACAACGAGTACCGTTCTGGCCTCGGATACAACCAACCTGCTTCTCCACTAGCCGCTGTAGGGGTGATGGCTGCCGCATCAGGAGCCACCGCGTCAAAATACGGTGCACGCCGCGAAACGCCCGTTTACTATCCGGAAAATTGCACCCAGTGCATGGCTTGTATTACAGCCTGTCCGGATACGGCACTCCCGACCACGACTCACGAACTTAGTACGATTCTTGAAACAGCGTTTACCAACTACGTTTCCAACGGGGATGACCGAGTGAACATGATCAAAGCAATCCCAACCATCGATTCAGCCGCCCGTGAGGTGATGAATGCGGTCGTGAAGGCGAAGGAAAAGACGCCGCTCCCTTCCGTTGTAATCGACGAGATCAACAAGCTCGACACCATCACGGATCGTTCAAAACAACAATTTGCAGACATCGCTGAAAAGCTTCCACTCGCTTACAATAAAGTGAATGCCATCTTCTCCAATATGGAGCGTCGTTCACCAGGCGATGGAGGTATTTTCTCTATTTTTGTTTCCGACCTTTGCAAAGGTTGCGGCGAGTGTGTCACCGAATGTGGCGACCACGATGCATTGCGAATGGAATCTGATACTGAGGAAAACAATGCGAGGGTCCTTTCCGCTACGGCTTTTCTCGATATTCTTCCTGAGACGAATGAGAAGTATTTAGGGAAATATAACCCGAACGCTCCAGAAGAATCACGCCCTGCGACCCTTCGGAACCTCATGATGATGACAGGAGCCTATAAAGCCCTCGCATCTGGCGACGGCGCTTGTGCTGGTTGCGGAGAAAAGTCTGTGCTTCACGCATTGGCCTCCGTAACAGAAGCCTATATGCGTCCGCTCTATCATGATAAATCTGATCGTTTGATGAATAAATCCTGTCGCCTCGAAAAAGAAGGCGAGGAATTACTCAAACAGCTCAAAGCGACTGATGAAGATGCTTACACATACCTCAAGCGCTCTGTTTCCCATGCAATCATGGGGCTAGGAGGCGATACCGACGCCGACACAGATAAACGTCTAGCCGAGCACGGAGACATTTCCGATAAGCAGACCATCGATGCTCTGGTAGCAGTGATGCGTCAGGATGCATTTAACCATAAGCATATTCAGACCATCGACGGACGAGCTGACAATGGCATGTCGGTCATGGCCATGGGTGCCCATACAGGTTGTAATACAGTTTATGGATCGACCCCACCCAACAACCCGCACCCTTATCCTTGGATGAACTCTCTCTTCCAGGACGGGGCGACGATCTCTTGGTTGATGGGGGAAAGCTTCATTTTGGACAACGCTCGTACCTCAGTCATTCCAGAACGTTTATGTGACCATATCCTGGATGGAGACAATCTCACTGAAGTGGAATATTTCGATTACACCCATTTCAGCGACACCTTGATGACCGATCAGGAAATCAAAGAGATGCCAAAGGTATGGTGCGTCGGAGGTGATGGAGCTATGGGTGACATTGGATATCAAAACGTATCCAAAGTGATCCTACAAAACCGTCCCAACGTAAAGATGCTCATGCTGGACACTCAGGTGTATTCTAATACGGGCGGTCAAAACTCTGATTCATCTCCAATGACGGGGGGCTTCGACATGAACCAAATCGGTGCCGCTTCACAGGGAAAACTGGTTGAGATGAAGAACATCGCTGAATCATTTGTGAGCGGTCATGGATCGCCCTATGTTTCACAAGTGTCTATGGCGGACGTTACGAAACTCTACGGATCCATTCTCGAAGGGCTCGAATATAGAGGAACTTCTTTCCACCTCTGTTATACCACCTGTCAGCCAGAACACGGCGTGGGTGATGATATGGCAACCCGACAGGCCGTAGGCATTCGCGACAGCCGCGGACTACCTGAGTTTGTTTCAAATCCAGATCTGGGGGAAACGTACCAAGAATCCTTTAGCATCAAGGGAAACAAAAATCCCAACCGAGACTGGATGCAGGCGAGCTATGCTTGGAACAAAGAAAAATACAACTTAACCGTTGCCCATTGGTGTGCAACGGAAGGTCGTTTCCGCAGACACATCAAGCGTATCAAAGAAGAACAAGCAGCCGACCTGATTAAGCTAGACAATCTCATCTGGTGCGTTGAGCAAAAGGATGTGGTCAACAAACGCTACCTTAAGAGTGATGCACGCGCCTATGTCCCTGACTATGGCACCTATATCCTAGTTCAGGACCCTAGCGGTAATCCTGTTTACTTATCCTTGTCGCGGCAGATGGTTCTCTTCGTCATTGAGCGTCGAAAAGCATGGCGCATGATGCAATCTCGGGCAGGACAAGAAAACATCGATTATGCCACGCAGAAGGAGATCTTAGCAAAACTCGAGAGTGGCGATATAACCCGTGACGATGTCTGGGAAAAAGGAGCTGAAGCACTCCAGGAAGAAGCAGGCGAACCTGGAGTAGTCGAAAGCTAG
- a CDS encoding ankyrin repeat domain-containing protein, producing the protein MKRTILFGLSFVLSLTANAEKSPLADAVEKGETFQIQALLSKDMDVNEPQADGMTALHWAAQNDNLELATKLLNRGANASAENNYGVTPLYLACVNGNGSLTEQLLNSGADPNTTIRGGETVLMAASRTGKVSAVKALIKAGADIEAKERKDQTAIMWAAFEGHLEVVQTLIDAGADFLTPLNSGFSPFYFAVREGHQEIVDLLIAAGVNPDDAMYFEKGSSKGPLNGTSPLMLAVENGHYDLAVQLLDAGADPNDMRTGFSILHALAWIRKPDIGESFRGAPPPKGSGRRNSDQFIRELVARGADVNARLTRGRRAGGARYSDMGVTPFFLAADRADLPYMKLLLELGADPFIENEDGCTALLVAAGIGSSAPEEEAGSPIECAMAVEFLLELGLDIDAVDDNGETAMHGAAYKNAPEVVYLLNERGADINIWNTNNKRERTPLLIAEGYRPGNFKPSFETVDAITEAMLSHGAEPPTGPKPHHTNYAP; encoded by the coding sequence ATGAAACGTACCATTCTCTTCGGCCTTAGCTTCGTCTTATCCCTAACAGCCAATGCAGAAAAAAGTCCATTGGCCGACGCAGTTGAAAAGGGTGAGACCTTTCAGATCCAAGCACTCCTTTCAAAGGATATGGATGTCAATGAGCCTCAAGCAGACGGAATGACTGCTCTTCATTGGGCGGCTCAGAACGACAACTTGGAGTTAGCGACAAAACTTTTGAATAGAGGTGCCAATGCATCCGCCGAAAATAACTATGGAGTCACCCCTCTTTACCTTGCCTGCGTCAACGGCAACGGTTCATTGACAGAACAGCTCCTTAATAGCGGTGCAGACCCAAACACGACCATTCGCGGAGGTGAGACTGTTCTCATGGCTGCCTCCCGCACTGGAAAAGTATCCGCAGTAAAAGCGCTGATCAAAGCAGGAGCCGATATCGAAGCAAAGGAACGTAAAGACCAGACAGCTATCATGTGGGCAGCTTTTGAAGGGCACTTAGAAGTCGTGCAAACGTTGATCGATGCGGGAGCAGACTTCCTCACACCTTTAAATTCCGGTTTTAGTCCGTTTTACTTTGCCGTCCGTGAAGGGCATCAGGAAATCGTCGACTTGTTAATCGCCGCTGGAGTGAATCCTGACGATGCCATGTATTTTGAAAAAGGCTCGAGCAAAGGCCCACTCAACGGAACCAGCCCATTGATGCTAGCCGTTGAAAATGGACACTATGATCTGGCGGTCCAACTGCTGGATGCGGGCGCCGACCCTAATGATATGAGGACCGGGTTCTCCATTTTACACGCCCTTGCATGGATAAGAAAACCGGATATCGGCGAATCCTTCCGAGGTGCGCCACCTCCAAAAGGTTCAGGACGCCGCAACAGTGATCAGTTTATTAGAGAGCTGGTTGCACGCGGAGCAGATGTGAACGCCCGACTCACCCGAGGAAGACGCGCGGGTGGAGCACGCTACAGTGATATGGGGGTGACTCCCTTCTTCTTGGCAGCAGACCGAGCGGATCTTCCCTATATGAAACTGCTTCTGGAATTGGGCGCTGACCCATTCATTGAAAACGAAGACGGCTGCACAGCTCTATTGGTAGCGGCCGGCATAGGAAGCTCAGCACCTGAAGAAGAAGCCGGAAGCCCAATTGAATGCGCCATGGCGGTAGAATTCCTTTTAGAACTAGGCCTCGATATCGACGCGGTCGACGACAATGGCGAAACCGCGATGCATGGTGCCGCCTATAAGAATGCTCCTGAAGTAGTCTATCTGCTCAACGAACGAGGGGCAGACATCAACATTTGGAATACGAACAACAAAAGAGAGCGCACCCCGCTTTTGATCGCGGAAGGTTACCGCCCTGGAAATTTCAAACCGTCCTTTGAAACCGTAGATGCAATTACAGAGGCAATGCTCTCTCATGGAGCTGAACCTCCCACCGGACCTAAGCCTCACCACACCAACTACGCGCCCTAA
- a CDS encoding DUF1552 domain-containing protein, which translates to MTKKSIPRRTFIKGVGSTIALPLLNSMVPAATAASKTPVNSVKRLGYVFMPMGCDQSRWTPRSEGTLDQLSPILDSLAPVKDKTTILTNMELRPAYPGSHATSNSSFLSAVKAKVTESSDYYLGTTADQLAAQQIGQETQLPSLELAMDLLQVTGQCDNGYACVYQNNLSWSSPTTPLPAEAHPRIVFESLFGEGGTPEQRKAALRKRASLLDSVAESIQTLKRDLGPRDQSKISDYLDAIREVERRIQQAESATKDSELPDLDRPMGVPAAYADHARLMFDLQLLAYQGDITRVSTFQIARETSNRAYPEIGVPDPHHPLSHHGDNPEKIEKMSKINAFHVSLFAEYLEKLKNTPEGNGSLLDNSLILYGSGIGNPNVHDHTNLPVILAGGASGGMKGNRHIRYDKVTPLANLHLSLLDKVGVRLDSFGDSTGKLDEVFEPLAI; encoded by the coding sequence ATCACTAAAAAGTCGATCCCCCGCAGAACTTTCATCAAAGGCGTAGGCTCAACCATAGCGTTGCCACTTCTAAACTCCATGGTGCCGGCAGCAACCGCTGCCTCCAAAACGCCCGTCAATTCAGTAAAACGTCTCGGATACGTTTTCATGCCCATGGGTTGCGACCAATCTCGCTGGACACCCAGAAGTGAAGGCACTCTGGATCAGCTCTCCCCCATTTTAGATTCGTTGGCTCCCGTGAAGGACAAAACCACCATTTTGACCAACATGGAGCTGAGACCTGCCTATCCTGGCTCCCATGCGACTTCAAACTCGTCCTTCCTCAGTGCCGTTAAGGCAAAGGTGACAGAAAGCTCAGATTATTACCTGGGGACCACAGCCGACCAATTGGCGGCTCAACAGATCGGGCAAGAAACCCAGTTGCCCTCTCTCGAGCTGGCAATGGATTTACTCCAGGTAACCGGGCAATGTGACAATGGTTATGCCTGTGTTTATCAAAACAATCTGTCCTGGTCATCTCCCACCACACCTCTTCCAGCCGAAGCGCACCCACGAATTGTGTTCGAAAGCCTTTTCGGAGAAGGAGGTACTCCCGAACAACGAAAAGCTGCACTCCGCAAGCGGGCCAGCCTCCTGGATTCAGTTGCCGAGAGTATTCAGACCCTGAAACGTGACCTCGGTCCAAGAGATCAATCCAAGATTTCAGATTACCTCGATGCGATTCGAGAAGTTGAACGCCGCATCCAACAAGCCGAATCGGCAACCAAAGACAGTGAGCTGCCTGACCTCGATCGCCCGATGGGAGTTCCGGCTGCTTATGCCGATCATGCGAGATTGATGTTCGACCTTCAACTATTGGCCTACCAGGGAGACATCACCCGTGTATCCACTTTCCAAATAGCTCGAGAAACCAGTAATCGCGCTTACCCGGAAATTGGAGTTCCAGATCCGCACCATCCATTGTCACACCATGGTGATAATCCGGAGAAAATCGAGAAGATGTCCAAGATCAATGCCTTCCACGTATCCCTTTTCGCGGAGTATCTTGAAAAGCTCAAGAATACGCCCGAAGGAAATGGTTCTCTCCTGGATAACTCTCTCATTCTCTACGGAAGTGGCATCGGAAATCCGAATGTCCATGATCACACCAACCTTCCGGTCATCCTAGCTGGAGGCGCATCCGGAGGAATGAAGGGCAACCGGCACATTCGCTATGATAAGGTGACACCGCTGGCCAATCTTCACCTATCGTTACTCGATAAGGTGGGCGTCCGCCTGGACTCATTTGGAGATAGTACCGGTAAGCTCGACGAGGTATTCGAACCTCTCGCTATTTAA
- a CDS encoding DUF1592 domain-containing protein codes for MLPKSPKLKVDARRFPLGGFILLITFSLCSSIPIHAVPLNESMRGLMKDYCISCHNPDKKKGKLNLESILEVDMAQHFEIWDEVSWMLEEREMPPEDAPDEPRPSEAEFEQGAEWLAKALKSLKPEGHSAIAISSKLAVVDKYCISCHNAEDKKGDMNLEDIRFDDVLEHSEIWENVITRLKSRQMPPADRKRPTDETYEAVLANLTETLDAAATKNPNPGRTDTFRRLNRTEYQNSIRDLLGVEVDAGTLLPKDEESHGFDNVTVGTLSPSLLDRYISAAQKISRLAVGAPNDILSGDTFRTPADHTQEKHVAGLPLGTRGGVLIPYTFPQDGEYEIEVRLTRDRNEHVEGLNESHEMEILLDKETLQRFTIERPRGRRDHSEVDKHLTMRTEVTAGPHNLGVTFLKNPNSISQNRRQPFESHFNYHRHPRLSPAVYQVSITGPFNGKGASNTPSRDKIFIEYPENPGEEDKVAKVILGDLMKRAYRRTISKKDLERPFSFYKDEAEVNGFEAGIETALSSILVNPEFIFRIERDPKRAKPGQAYKISDLELANRLSFFLWSSIPDEELLEEAIAGNLSTPQVLEEQTLRMLSDPRSSNLVNNFAGQWLHLRNLEAIVPDLRLYPDFDDNLRQAFRKETELFIESILREDKSIVDILKADYTYLNERLAHHYGIPNIFGSRFRRVELDPKYHRGGLLRQGSVLTVTSYATRTSPVIRGNWILENIIGTPTKPPPDDIPALEENSVDATLPMRERLAQHSSNPACASCHVLMDPPGFALENFDAIGQWREFENGAPVDATGGLPDGRTFDGVSSLEEGLLQRPELFVRTFSRKLLTFALGRGVEVYDAPAVRKIVKEAEEENYRFSSVILEIVNSVPFQMKTKLEEEFASTQP; via the coding sequence ATGTTACCCAAATCACCAAAGTTGAAGGTCGATGCACGTCGCTTCCCACTCGGAGGCTTCATTTTACTAATCACATTCTCTCTATGCTCATCGATACCAATTCATGCAGTTCCACTGAATGAATCGATGCGTGGCTTGATGAAGGACTACTGCATCAGCTGCCACAATCCCGATAAAAAGAAAGGGAAGCTGAATCTGGAAAGTATACTCGAAGTCGATATGGCCCAACATTTCGAGATTTGGGATGAAGTATCCTGGATGCTCGAGGAGCGTGAAATGCCGCCTGAGGATGCGCCCGACGAACCACGCCCAAGCGAAGCTGAATTTGAACAGGGAGCGGAATGGCTAGCGAAAGCGTTGAAATCACTTAAGCCGGAGGGGCACTCAGCCATCGCTATTTCCTCAAAACTAGCCGTGGTAGACAAATACTGCATCAGCTGCCACAACGCAGAGGACAAAAAAGGCGACATGAATTTGGAGGACATTCGTTTTGATGACGTGTTGGAGCATTCTGAAATTTGGGAAAATGTAATCACGCGCCTCAAGTCGCGGCAAATGCCACCTGCAGATCGTAAACGCCCTACCGATGAAACCTACGAGGCCGTATTGGCGAATTTGACAGAAACCTTGGACGCGGCCGCTACAAAAAATCCAAACCCTGGAAGAACGGATACGTTCCGCCGGTTAAACAGGACCGAGTATCAGAATTCGATAAGAGACCTTTTAGGAGTCGAGGTTGATGCAGGGACCTTGCTCCCAAAGGATGAAGAAAGCCATGGTTTCGACAATGTCACCGTAGGAACGCTCTCCCCTAGTTTACTGGACCGCTATATCTCAGCAGCTCAAAAGATCAGCCGCCTGGCAGTAGGCGCGCCCAATGACATTCTTTCAGGTGATACTTTCCGCACGCCTGCAGACCACACTCAGGAAAAGCATGTTGCAGGATTACCCCTGGGTACTCGTGGAGGAGTTTTAATTCCTTACACCTTTCCTCAAGACGGAGAATACGAGATCGAAGTACGCCTGACACGCGACCGCAATGAACACGTTGAAGGATTAAACGAATCTCATGAGATGGAGATTCTATTAGACAAAGAAACTCTGCAGCGATTCACCATCGAAAGACCCAGAGGACGTAGAGATCACAGCGAGGTCGACAAACACCTCACCATGAGAACTGAAGTAACAGCGGGTCCACACAACTTGGGTGTCACCTTTCTTAAGAACCCCAATTCTATTTCGCAGAACAGGAGACAACCTTTCGAATCCCATTTTAACTACCACCGCCACCCGCGGCTATCCCCAGCCGTTTACCAGGTATCGATTACCGGTCCGTTTAATGGGAAAGGAGCATCCAACACGCCAAGTCGTGACAAAATATTTATCGAATACCCGGAAAACCCAGGAGAGGAAGATAAAGTAGCGAAGGTCATATTGGGCGACCTGATGAAACGGGCTTATCGACGAACCATCTCCAAGAAGGACCTCGAGCGCCCCTTTTCATTCTACAAAGACGAAGCCGAGGTAAATGGGTTCGAAGCCGGAATCGAAACCGCACTCAGCTCCATCTTGGTGAATCCAGAATTTATCTTCCGCATCGAGAGAGACCCCAAACGAGCCAAGCCCGGACAAGCCTACAAGATAAGTGATTTGGAACTCGCGAACCGTCTCTCCTTTTTCCTATGGAGCAGTATTCCTGATGAGGAACTCCTAGAAGAAGCGATAGCAGGAAATCTCAGCACTCCTCAAGTATTGGAAGAGCAAACGCTCCGCATGTTGTCCGACCCACGTTCCTCCAACTTGGTAAACAACTTTGCAGGACAGTGGCTACACCTTCGAAATCTGGAAGCTATTGTGCCCGATTTGAGATTGTATCCGGACTTCGATGACAACTTACGACAGGCATTCCGCAAAGAGACCGAACTTTTTATTGAGAGCATTTTGCGGGAGGACAAAAGCATAGTCGACATTCTCAAAGCCGATTACACTTACCTCAATGAGCGCCTGGCTCACCACTACGGCATTCCCAACATTTTTGGCAGCCGCTTTCGCCGGGTAGAGCTCGATCCCAAATACCATCGGGGAGGCCTGCTTCGACAAGGAAGTGTACTCACTGTAACCTCCTATGCTACGCGAACTTCGCCAGTCATTCGCGGGAACTGGATTCTTGAAAACATTATCGGGACACCAACAAAGCCACCTCCAGATGACATACCTGCTCTAGAGGAGAATTCAGTCGATGCAACGCTTCCTATGCGTGAACGGCTGGCACAACACAGCTCGAACCCCGCCTGCGCCAGTTGCCATGTTTTGATGGATCCACCAGGATTCGCTTTAGAAAATTTCGATGCGATTGGTCAGTGGCGCGAATTTGAAAACGGCGCGCCAGTTGATGCCACCGGCGGATTGCCTGATGGACGCACTTTCGATGGTGTCAGCTCTCTAGAAGAAGGCCTGCTTCAGCGCCCAGAACTTTTTGTTCGCACATTCAGTAGAAAATTACTTACGTTTGCGCTTGGCAGAGGGGTTGAAGTCTACGATGCCCCTGCTGTTAGAAAAATTGTGAAAGAGGCAGAAGAAGAGAATTATCGCTTTTCATCTGTTATCTTGGAAATAGTAAATAGCGTCCCATTTCAAATGAAAACCAAGCTGGAAGAAGAGTTTGCTTCGACCCAACCTTAG